In Flammeovirgaceae bacterium, the sequence GTTCCCTATCAATTGTGCCTTCCGGTTTTAATATTCCAAACACCACACCATCCAGGCTGGCCCGCTTGCACATTTCAATATCGCGTTTCATAGCATGATACTCGTAGGCCGAGTAAACAAAATCACCGCCCCGTGGCCGAATCATGGCATACACATCAATGCTTATTGCTTGTCTTACGGTTGCCATTACGCCAAAAGAAGGTGTAGTGCCGCCTTCCGAAGGATTATCGCACAGTTCTACCCGGTCGGCCCCACCCTTTTGAGCATACAGGGCCGACTCAATGTTAAATACAGCTACTTCAGTAGTTATGGCCACGGCTCAGTTAAAATAACTTGCTGATTTGATTACAACATGCAACTGATCAGGAGACGTAATGGTGTATTCAAACACGTTGTTTGTTGAATAAGCGCCAACCTCGCCATGAACATTTAATGCCAGAAAGGCAACGCTTAATTCCTTTGCCTTTTCTTCGCCCCGTTTACGGATAAGCCTATTAATCGCTTCTTCACAGGCTTCCTGCGGTGATCGTCCGTTGCGCATCAACTCTACAATGGTATGGCTGCCGGCAATGCGAATCATTTCTTCGCCCACACCGGTAGCTGTGGCCGCTCCTACTTCGCCATCTACATACAAGCCGGCCCCGATGATGGGCGAATCACCCACGCGGCCGTGCATCTTATAAGCCATGCCGCTGGTGGTGCAGGCGCCCGAAAGATTTCCGTTACTGTCCAGTGCAAGAATGCCGATGGTATCGTGCTGGCCGGGATTATGATACGGTTTGTATTCCGATTTTTTCAACCATTCCCTCCATGCCTTTTCAGATTCCTTGGTTAACAGATTTTCCTTTTTAAAGCCCTGGCTTAGGGCAAACTGTTCAGCGCCTTTACCCACCAGCATCACATGCGGGGTTTTTTCCATTACCAGGCGGGCAATGGATACCGGATGTTTAAATCCCTGAACAAACGCTACCGACCCGCAATTGCTTTTTTCATCCATGATGCAGGCGTCAAGTGTAACCATACCTTCACGATCGGGCAAGCCGCCATATCCGACAGAAGTATCCTTCGGATTAGCTTCAGGCACGCGCGCCCCCTGTTCCACTGCATCGAGTGCATGGCCCTTGGCGCTCAGCACCTTCCAGGCAGCTGCGTTGGCATCGGTATTCCGCCAGGTTGAAACCACAATTGGTTTTACAATTAACGGAGCCTTTTGTGCTGAAATTTTTGTAAGCGAAAAAAATGCTGTTGATAATGCCGAAATCTTCAAAAACTTTCTTCTCGAATTAAATTCATTCATAGTGCCAGAGGTAATCACCAGTGAAGGTAATAAAACTTTCAGGCAACATTTACAGAGGCCCTCATTCAATCACCCGCCTGGCTAACCTGAATCGTTTGATGTAGTACTCGGTGTAGATGTTGGTTTCAACCACGCCCAACGTTGTTGAGGCATGAATAAACTTAACGTTGTCTTTGGATTTCTTATCGGTAACCAAGCCCACGTGGGTAATTTCCCTTCTTTTCT encodes:
- a CDS encoding N(4)-(beta-N-acetylglucosaminyl)-L-asparaginase, which gives rise to MNEFNSRRKFLKISALSTAFFSLTKISAQKAPLIVKPIVVSTWRNTDANAAAWKVLSAKGHALDAVEQGARVPEANPKDTSVGYGGLPDREGMVTLDACIMDEKSNCGSVAFVQGFKHPVSIARLVMEKTPHVMLVGKGAEQFALSQGFKKENLLTKESEKAWREWLKKSEYKPYHNPGQHDTIGILALDSNGNLSGACTTSGMAYKMHGRVGDSPIIGAGLYVDGEVGAATATGVGEEMIRIAGSHTIVELMRNGRSPQEACEEAINRLIRKRGEEKAKELSVAFLALNVHGEVGAYSTNNVFEYTITSPDQLHVVIKSASYFN